A region from the Vibrio sp. SS-MA-C1-2 genome encodes:
- a CDS encoding dihydrodipicolinate synthase — translation MKRMFELTSNDVLETNKETLLNRILHTEGRTLMAETVISCAPFSEGVSNPELAAAFGADMITLNTLDLTAPYIEGLYEEDYQWSTLSEKYQKHADFIHRMSQKNCISDLKNIIGRFVGCNLEPVPENISYPEGYKATYQNFQTAHQLGLDYVVITGNPNTMITEAGITDAIRSAKEASNNELLVIAGKMHGAGTGNTESLDTIRNYCKAGADIIMIPAPFTTPKMSLALASEMIAVVHEEGKMALCAMGTSQEGSDRTIVEQIALNSKTAGADIIHIGDAGFAGIADPENIKYCSIAIRGKRHTYRRIGLRR, via the coding sequence ATGAAACGGATGTTCGAATTAACATCAAACGATGTATTAGAAACCAATAAAGAGACCTTACTCAATCGTATTTTGCACACAGAAGGCCGCACATTAATGGCTGAAACTGTCATTAGTTGCGCACCATTTTCTGAAGGGGTGAGTAACCCTGAACTGGCCGCAGCCTTTGGTGCTGATATGATCACCCTCAACACTTTAGATTTGACAGCGCCCTACATTGAAGGTTTATACGAAGAAGATTATCAATGGTCAACACTGTCGGAGAAATACCAAAAACATGCTGATTTTATTCATCGCATGAGTCAAAAAAACTGTATCTCCGATTTAAAGAACATCATTGGTCGCTTTGTTGGCTGTAATTTAGAACCGGTGCCAGAGAATATCTCTTATCCCGAAGGTTACAAAGCCACGTATCAAAACTTTCAAACTGCCCATCAGCTAGGCTTGGATTATGTCGTCATTACCGGTAATCCAAATACCATGATCACAGAAGCTGGCATAACTGATGCAATTCGCTCTGCCAAAGAAGCATCAAATAATGAACTGTTGGTTATTGCAGGAAAAATGCACGGTGCTGGCACAGGCAATACTGAATCCTTAGACACGATCAGAAATTACTGTAAAGCCGGTGCTGATATCATTATGATTCCAGCCCCTTTTACAACACCCAAAATGTCACTCGCCCTTGCTAGCGAAATGATTGCAGTTGTGCATGAAGAAGGAAAAATGGCATTGTGTGCAATGGGAACCTCTCAAGAAGGCTCAGACAGAACCATTGTTGAGCAAATTGCATTAAATTCAAAAACAGCAGGTGCTGACATTATCCATATTGGTGACGCGGGTTTTGCAGGAATTGCCGATCCAGAAAATATCAAGTATTGCTCCATTGCGATCAGAGGAAAGCGTCACACTTACCGTAGAATTGGTCTTCGTCGCTAA
- the celB gene encoding PTS cellobiose transporter subunit IIC has translation MENTLNMDLVDKHVMPVAEKISNNKYLMAIRDGIALMMPFMIIGSFFLILAFLPIPGYDTFMASVFGETWMDKVLYPVGATYDLIAIFASVGTAYRLAQRYNGLEPIIAAAITIAAYMLVTPYAIDFTVEATGSQHEVYGLAIDYLGSKGMFLGIIIAIYSTEVYRWMVSRNITFKLPDSVPPAVLKSFSALLPAFVVITSLAILRIAIEAVDLVSLHAIVTTVVSAPLTALGSSVIGTMLAEFAEHALWATGIHGSSVVGSVMSPIWLTLTDENRMAFQAGLEIPNIINQQFVEIFIWFGGSGGILALVLLLVFRSRSAQCKSIGKLGFGASIFNISEPIMFGLPVVLNPILIIPFIITPMVCVLTTYFAMASGLVALPAGIAVPWTTPIFLSGYLVTGGHVSGAILQLFNLALAMAIYYPFFRKWDGICLNSETK, from the coding sequence ATGGAAAATACACTGAATATGGATTTAGTTGACAAGCATGTGATGCCTGTTGCAGAAAAGATAAGTAACAATAAATACTTAATGGCAATCCGTGATGGTATTGCATTAATGATGCCCTTTATGATTATTGGCTCCTTTTTCTTAATACTCGCCTTTTTGCCAATACCGGGTTATGACACCTTTATGGCCTCTGTTTTTGGTGAGACTTGGATGGATAAAGTCCTTTACCCTGTTGGGGCGACGTATGATCTGATTGCGATTTTTGCTTCAGTGGGAACGGCTTATCGATTAGCGCAGCGTTATAATGGATTAGAGCCGATTATTGCTGCTGCAATCACTATCGCAGCTTATATGTTAGTGACACCTTATGCCATTGACTTTACCGTAGAGGCAACAGGCAGTCAGCATGAAGTCTATGGTTTAGCGATTGATTACTTAGGCAGTAAAGGCATGTTCTTAGGGATTATTATCGCTATCTATTCAACCGAAGTTTATCGTTGGATGGTATCGAGAAATATCACCTTTAAACTACCCGATAGCGTACCACCGGCTGTATTAAAATCATTTTCTGCACTATTGCCAGCATTTGTCGTTATTACCTCTCTTGCAATATTACGCATTGCCATTGAAGCGGTTGACTTAGTAAGTTTACATGCCATTGTAACAACTGTGGTGTCTGCACCGTTAACGGCACTCGGTAGCAGCGTGATTGGAACAATGTTAGCTGAGTTTGCAGAGCATGCATTATGGGCAACAGGTATTCATGGTAGCTCGGTTGTAGGCAGTGTCATGTCACCGATTTGGTTGACGTTAACGGATGAAAACCGTATGGCATTTCAAGCTGGCTTAGAAATCCCGAATATTATCAACCAACAGTTTGTTGAAATCTTCATTTGGTTTGGTGGCTCAGGCGGTATTTTAGCCCTTGTTTTATTGCTTGTATTTCGCTCGCGTAGTGCACAATGTAAATCAATTGGAAAGTTAGGTTTTGGGGCGTCTATTTTTAATATTTCAGAACCTATCATGTTTGGCTTACCGGTCGTTTTGAACCCTATTCTTATTATTCCCTTTATTATTACCCCAATGGTGTGTGTACTAACCACTTATTTTGCCATGGCGTCAGGGTTGGTCGCTTTACCTGCAGGTATTGCCGTTCCTTGGACAACACCCATATTTTTGAGTGGGTATCTTGTGACGGGAGGACATGTTTCTGGTGCCATATTACAGTTGTTTAATTTAGCATTAGCGATGGCAATATATTATCCTTTCTTTAGAAAGTGGGATGGTATATGTTTGAATAGTGAAACAAAATAA
- a CDS encoding ABC transporter ATP-binding protein, with protein sequence MAGVKLKKIEKTYPNGFKAVHGIDLDIEDGEFMVFVGPSGCAKSTTLRMIAGLESNTGGDIWIGDQCVNGFLPKDRGISMVFQNYALYPHMTTYENMAFGLKNMRYPKDEIHARVMDAADKLEITDLLDRKPKEMSGGQCQRVAVGRAIVRKPEVFLFDEPLSNLDAKLRVTMRVSLMELHRQLKAEGVSSTMIYVTHDQVEAMTMGDRICVLNKGNVMQVDTPINLYHYPDNKFVAGFIGSPSMNLLHVDYHSDSTSVNLGIGSPLAIPAHLRAKMKHYNQDKIWFGLRSEHILVERNASDSNIPAYITNVERMGNENLLHCKVNGDTFVVRSPSTTDWLPQVMEEVYLRFDMNEVHLFADKTEESLIIRHQAQLNQIETTLQKKAS encoded by the coding sequence ATGGCAGGCGTAAAATTAAAAAAAATAGAAAAAACATACCCTAATGGATTTAAAGCTGTTCATGGGATTGATTTAGATATTGAAGATGGCGAATTTATGGTCTTTGTTGGACCATCTGGTTGCGCTAAATCCACAACACTTCGAATGATTGCCGGTCTTGAAAGTAATACTGGCGGTGACATCTGGATTGGCGATCAATGCGTAAATGGTTTTCTACCAAAAGATCGTGGGATCTCGATGGTATTTCAAAACTATGCACTTTACCCTCATATGACAACTTATGAGAACATGGCTTTTGGACTCAAAAACATGAGATACCCAAAAGATGAAATCCATGCCCGCGTAATGGATGCCGCGGATAAGTTAGAGATAACCGATTTATTAGACAGAAAACCCAAAGAAATGTCTGGAGGTCAGTGCCAGCGTGTTGCGGTTGGGCGTGCGATTGTTCGAAAGCCTGAAGTCTTCTTATTTGATGAACCACTATCAAACCTTGATGCAAAGTTGCGTGTCACCATGCGTGTCAGTCTGATGGAGTTGCACCGACAACTGAAAGCAGAAGGGGTAAGCTCGACGATGATCTACGTGACTCACGATCAGGTTGAAGCGATGACCATGGGGGATCGAATTTGTGTCCTCAATAAAGGCAATGTCATGCAGGTAGATACCCCAATCAATCTCTACCACTACCCTGACAATAAGTTTGTAGCTGGTTTTATTGGCAGTCCATCAATGAACTTACTTCATGTCGATTATCATTCAGATTCAACCAGTGTGAATTTAGGCATTGGTTCTCCATTGGCGATTCCTGCTCATTTACGGGCGAAGATGAAGCACTACAATCAAGATAAGATTTGGTTTGGTTTACGCTCTGAACATATTCTTGTCGAACGCAATGCAAGTGACAGTAATATCCCGGCTTACATCACGAATGTAGAGAGAATGGGAAATGAGAATTTACTGCACTGCAAAGTCAATGGTGACACCTTTGTGGTACGATCCCCATCCACAACAGACTGGTTACCCCAAGTCATGGAAGAAGTTTATCTTCGATTTGATATGAATGAAGTCCACTTATTTGCGGATAAAACCGAAGAGTCGTTAATTATTCGACACCAAGCGCAATTAAATCAGATTGAAACGACCTTGCAGAAAAAAGCGAGTTAA
- a CDS encoding Gfo/Idh/MocA family protein — translation MNIKRVRWGIAGLGNIAHRFVADLKGQAKNAELYAVAARDKQRAESFSSQYDCQTSYGSYSELANDVNVDIVYIATIHPFHKSLVELFLNHGKHVLIEKPAFTNLNDWDGMSRLAEEKGLLLAEAMKTVTFPAYQAMKQFIKEKQVELTSIEASFGNWHEFDSEWHLFNPALCGGATLDVGVYGLWLYVDLCQLINAPVLKPIAKYTKDNLQSEVDENVVFNFDGQIKGEIGASITRDLKREAIIRGPDLEIIIHDKWWNPKTIDISFKGEQVQLSTIVEGGGFEYEIEHISSLILNKQRYSDVLCKATSRQVISIMEESLVDNGFDYLAYPTIANR, via the coding sequence TTGAATATTAAAAGAGTACGGTGGGGAATTGCAGGATTGGGTAATATTGCACATCGCTTTGTTGCCGACTTAAAGGGGCAGGCTAAAAATGCAGAACTTTATGCGGTCGCGGCGCGGGATAAACAACGAGCTGAAAGCTTTTCAAGCCAATATGATTGTCAAACAAGTTATGGCTCATACTCAGAACTAGCCAATGACGTTAATGTAGATATTGTCTACATTGCGACAATTCACCCATTCCACAAAAGCTTGGTTGAATTATTTTTAAACCACGGAAAGCATGTTTTAATTGAGAAGCCCGCATTTACCAATTTAAACGATTGGGATGGAATGTCGAGGCTTGCTGAAGAAAAAGGCTTACTGTTAGCTGAAGCAATGAAGACGGTGACATTTCCAGCATATCAAGCAATGAAACAGTTTATTAAAGAAAAACAGGTGGAATTAACGTCTATAGAAGCGTCATTCGGCAATTGGCATGAGTTTGATAGTGAGTGGCATTTATTTAATCCAGCGTTATGTGGCGGTGCGACGTTAGATGTTGGGGTATACGGTCTTTGGCTATACGTTGATTTGTGCCAACTTATCAATGCGCCTGTTTTAAAACCCATTGCGAAGTACACGAAGGATAATCTTCAAAGTGAAGTCGATGAGAATGTGGTATTCAACTTTGATGGTCAAATAAAGGGTGAAATTGGTGCATCAATCACACGTGATCTTAAACGAGAAGCGATTATTCGAGGCCCCGATCTAGAGATTATTATCCATGATAAATGGTGGAACCCTAAAACAATCGACATATCATTTAAAGGTGAGCAAGTACAACTTTCAACTATTGTTGAGGGTGGGGGATTTGAATACGAGATTGAACATATATCTTCGTTGATCCTAAATAAGCAACGCTATTCAGATGTACTGTGTAAAGCAACGAGTCGTCAGGTTATCTCGATCATGGAAGAGTCTCTAGTGGATAATGGATTTGACTACTTAGCTTACCCGACAATCGCGAACCGTTAA
- a CDS encoding LacI family DNA-binding transcriptional regulator: MGVTIKNVAEAAGVSITTVSQVINKKGKISQKTIDKVNKVAQELGYVANVSASNLRKSKPEKHIVVILDSGVDYAISIPLYRSLKQTLSNQDIETLYIQFEHDIDVLEVMFNFILSNQVLAIIPISIDMELDSLLNKHSKKPLLIGIAFTDVNNTYNTIVINNRVAGVRAARGLLEQRQNQVLMIVEPNDIVGLERVIGFENEMRDIPILYDVVYGFDRSQIQDLLLTGNITSIVCGSTSMIDDVLSLMSALNISIGPRGIFNHKISILGFGDCDNTIKNIPLSFDIISEEVMRMLSEKSVGHKVVISP, translated from the coding sequence ATGGGTGTAACCATTAAAAACGTTGCTGAGGCTGCTGGTGTATCCATTACTACAGTCTCTCAAGTTATCAATAAAAAGGGAAAAATCTCTCAAAAGACGATTGATAAAGTCAATAAAGTGGCACAAGAGCTAGGTTATGTTGCAAATGTTTCTGCATCCAATCTAAGAAAGTCAAAACCAGAGAAACATATCGTTGTCATTTTAGACAGTGGCGTTGATTATGCAATCTCTATTCCGTTATATCGTTCTTTAAAACAAACACTCTCCAATCAAGATATCGAAACGTTATATATTCAGTTTGAACATGATATCGATGTGCTGGAAGTCATGTTTAATTTCATATTAAGCAATCAAGTGCTTGCGATTATCCCTATTTCAATTGATATGGAATTAGACTCATTATTGAACAAGCACAGTAAAAAGCCATTGCTTATTGGTATTGCATTTACTGATGTGAATAATACGTATAACACAATTGTGATTAATAATCGTGTCGCAGGCGTGAGGGCGGCGAGAGGACTTTTAGAGCAGAGACAAAATCAAGTCCTGATGATTGTTGAGCCTAATGATATCGTTGGCTTAGAGCGAGTAATTGGTTTTGAAAATGAAATGCGAGATATTCCAATTCTCTATGATGTCGTTTATGGATTTGATCGTTCACAGATCCAAGATTTATTATTAACGGGCAATATTACATCCATTGTTTGTGGCTCAACCTCAATGATTGATGATGTTTTATCGTTGATGAGTGCATTAAATATTTCGATAGGCCCAAGAGGAATATTTAATCATAAAATCTCTATTTTAGGATTTGGCGATTGTGATAATACTATTAAAAATATCCCCCTCTCATTTGATATTATCAGTGAAGAAGTGATGCGTATGCTGTCAGAAAAGTCAGTAGGGCACAAAGTGGTTATCTCGCCTTAA
- a CDS encoding sugar isomerase domain-containing protein, with protein MFEYLDNLQQQLRLLEEKNKESLSLAIKAFAQVIVDDKMIQILGTGHSHMVGLEGFIRAGGLGNINAILDSTILTSDGALRGSALEKLDGLADILWDDQNIEAGDLIIVVSNSGRNALPIEFAMRAKKEGHTVIAITSEQQSSQYPSRHHSNKKLMDVADIVLDNLVPSGDGLCTVNNKITGAFSSIAGMALINTLTVESQKLALEQGVTPLVFSSQNVDGFDNDYIYNHFDRRLKCK; from the coding sequence ATGTTTGAATATTTAGATAACCTACAACAGCAATTACGACTTCTAGAAGAAAAGAATAAAGAAAGTTTGTCTTTGGCCATCAAGGCTTTCGCTCAAGTTATTGTCGACGATAAAATGATCCAAATTTTAGGGACCGGCCATTCTCATATGGTAGGGTTAGAAGGCTTTATCCGAGCTGGCGGATTAGGGAACATTAATGCGATTCTAGACTCAACCATTTTAACATCAGATGGTGCACTACGAGGCTCTGCACTTGAAAAACTGGATGGTCTTGCCGATATCTTATGGGATGATCAAAATATTGAAGCAGGTGATCTGATTATTGTCGTCTCTAACTCGGGTCGTAATGCTTTGCCTATTGAATTTGCTATGCGAGCAAAAAAAGAAGGTCATACCGTGATTGCCATCACGTCTGAACAGCAATCATCCCAATACCCAAGCCGTCATCATTCAAATAAGAAGCTCATGGATGTCGCAGATATTGTGCTTGATAATTTAGTCCCATCAGGTGATGGCTTATGCACAGTGAATAACAAAATAACTGGGGCATTCTCTAGCATTGCAGGAATGGCGTTAATTAATACATTAACGGTGGAATCACAAAAGTTAGCCCTTGAGCAAGGTGTCACGCCTTTGGTCTTTAGCAGTCAAAATGTCGATGGTTTTGATAATGATTATATTTATAATCATTTTGATCGCCGACTAAAGTGTAAATAA
- a CDS encoding PTS transporter subunit EIIC — MLKNVSSILSKMSLIGRSLMLPISLLPAAGLLLAFGDKFDLPLMLNAGGVIFDNLPLLFAIGAAVGLSGESGIAALSAAVSMLIVNTTVSSLMGITPEMAAEGGRYALVLGIPTLQMGVFGGLICGILAAVCYNKYHNIKLPEFLGFFAGKRFVPIVTALSSFVLGLILPYIWGYVQDGINALSVVVNGDNQALSTFIFGLVERALIPLGLHHIWYPSFWYSFGEYTALNGVTVHGDQTIWFKMLSDGVTSFSSDSYQGAGKFMQGEFPLMLFALPAACLAMYHEAFSKNQKVAAGILFSAALTCFITGITEPVEFTFIFVAPILYVFNSIMAGLSYMCMYLLDAHMAKSFSAGFIDFISLGVIPSLNGFETNYFNVFIVGIPMAVIYYGTFRFVIRRFNCKTPGRIDNTSNIDDVSDEKLSELILANIGGLQNVKSSAACITRLRLEVADEALVSKEGLEKLGAKGIVYVGSHGIQVILGSRAQFISEVIQKEMVKNTNQRIVSPA; from the coding sequence ATGCTTAAGAACGTATCTTCTATATTATCAAAGATGTCCCTGATTGGACGCTCTTTGATGCTACCTATTTCTTTGTTGCCAGCTGCGGGGCTGTTGTTAGCTTTTGGCGATAAATTCGATTTACCTCTTATGCTAAACGCGGGTGGTGTCATTTTTGATAACTTACCTCTTTTATTTGCTATCGGCGCGGCTGTGGGTTTATCTGGAGAGTCGGGCATAGCAGCACTATCAGCGGCAGTCTCAATGTTGATTGTGAATACAACGGTGAGTTCATTGATGGGGATCACGCCTGAAATGGCAGCTGAAGGGGGGCGTTATGCGCTAGTTCTCGGTATTCCAACATTGCAAATGGGTGTTTTTGGTGGCTTGATTTGCGGTATTCTTGCGGCTGTTTGTTATAACAAGTACCACAATATTAAATTACCGGAGTTTCTTGGTTTCTTTGCCGGTAAACGTTTTGTTCCTATCGTGACAGCCCTGTCTTCATTTGTTTTAGGTTTAATTTTGCCCTACATCTGGGGTTATGTGCAAGATGGAATTAATGCATTATCGGTTGTCGTGAATGGAGATAACCAAGCACTGTCGACATTTATCTTTGGTTTGGTTGAGCGTGCATTGATCCCTTTGGGTCTACATCACATTTGGTACCCTTCATTCTGGTATAGTTTTGGCGAATATACGGCATTAAATGGCGTGACGGTACATGGTGATCAAACTATCTGGTTTAAGATGTTATCTGATGGTGTAACTTCATTTAGTAGTGATTCTTATCAAGGTGCGGGTAAATTTATGCAAGGAGAGTTTCCTCTCATGTTATTTGCATTACCTGCAGCTTGTTTAGCTATGTACCATGAAGCCTTCTCAAAAAATCAAAAAGTGGCTGCGGGTATTTTATTTTCTGCTGCATTAACCTGTTTTATTACCGGTATTACCGAGCCAGTTGAGTTTACGTTTATCTTTGTGGCGCCTATCTTATACGTCTTTAACAGTATTATGGCGGGTCTATCGTACATGTGTATGTATCTACTCGATGCGCACATGGCGAAGTCTTTCTCTGCTGGTTTTATTGATTTTATCTCTTTAGGTGTTATTCCATCACTCAATGGCTTTGAAACGAACTATTTCAATGTATTCATTGTTGGTATTCCGATGGCGGTGATTTATTACGGTACCTTTAGATTTGTTATCCGTCGTTTTAATTGCAAAACACCAGGACGTATCGATAACACTTCAAACATTGATGATGTGTCAGACGAGAAACTGAGTGAATTAATCTTAGCCAATATTGGTGGATTACAAAATGTGAAATCTTCTGCAGCCTGTATTACTCGATTACGCTTGGAAGTTGCTGATGAAGCGTTGGTTTCAAAAGAAGGACTGGAAAAGCTGGGTGCGAAAGGCATTGTTTATGTTGGTAGCCATGGTATTCAAGTTATTCTGGGATCAAGAGCTCAATTTATCTCGGAAGTGATTCAAAAAGAGATGGTTAAAAACACCAATCAAAGAATAGTATCTCCAGCTTAA
- a CDS encoding sugar phosphate nucleotidyltransferase, whose product MKVYILAAGQGLRLWPYNENRIKTLMPISGQPIIAHTVERLIRQGMTEIVIGVRKQKRRVTLLLLSSCTD is encoded by the coding sequence ATGAAAGTATATATATTAGCTGCAGGACAAGGTCTACGTCTTTGGCCTTATAATGAAAATAGAATTAAAACGCTAATGCCGATAAGTGGACAACCGATTATCGCCCATACGGTTGAGCGATTAATTCGTCAAGGCATGACTGAGATTGTCATTGGTGTCAGAAAACAAAAAAGAAGAGTTACTCTCTTGCTTTTATCGTCATGCACAGATTAA
- a CDS encoding GntR family transcriptional regulator: MYLYQKIAAQIHQIILERTPNEKLPDERTLAEMLSVSRSTIRKAIFELKERGLLHIKQGDGIYVKNGDLVQNLNAGFYSLTNDMKSIGKTIETKIIDTDKISITGFDELSQFTCPTVYKIIRTRTINGNKGIYELNYLASDVLPNFLDKINNNSSLYDIITQDYQLYFDDGEELLSVVIGNAGAEQILSLPTGSPLVRVERTVNINNTLFEKSISFIKPELFSWRYELKGKKPLF, from the coding sequence GTGTATCTCTATCAAAAAATCGCAGCCCAAATTCATCAAATTATTTTAGAGCGCACACCCAATGAAAAGCTGCCGGATGAAAGAACGTTAGCAGAGATGTTATCAGTCAGTCGCTCAACCATTCGAAAGGCTATTTTTGAATTAAAAGAACGAGGCTTATTACACATTAAACAAGGAGATGGGATCTATGTCAAAAATGGGGATTTGGTTCAAAATCTGAATGCCGGTTTTTATAGTTTAACCAATGACATGAAAAGCATTGGAAAAACGATTGAAACCAAAATTATTGATACTGACAAAATATCTATTACTGGATTTGATGAACTTTCTCAATTTACATGTCCGACCGTATATAAAATTATTCGCACACGCACCATCAATGGTAACAAAGGGATTTATGAGTTGAATTACCTCGCCAGCGATGTTCTTCCAAACTTTTTGGATAAAATAAATAACAATAGCTCCCTCTATGACATTATCACTCAGGATTACCAGCTCTATTTTGATGATGGTGAAGAGTTGCTGTCAGTTGTTATTGGTAATGCAGGTGCTGAGCAAATTTTATCTCTTCCAACCGGATCACCGCTCGTTCGTGTTGAGCGAACCGTGAATATCAATAATACATTATTTGAAAAATCGATATCGTTTATTAAACCTGAATTATTTTCTTGGCGTTATGAACTCAAAGGCAAAAAGCCTCTGTTTTGA
- a CDS encoding carbohydrate ABC transporter permease gives MQTNVKPALSQLEKDSRFWGLVMISPLVIGMAIFFFFPFFQNVFYSFTDLGEFEIWHTISLENYQYLVEDEEFWGALINTLFYVVVCVPFIVFISLLLAIGINQKISGLSTFRTLLFLPAVTMPAAVAMVWKWLYNSDFGLLNQLLNGMGIESIAWLSDPDMVRVSSAIVVIWSSIALKMIILLAGLQGIPSQLYEAAAIDCAGPIRRFFAITLPMMIPTLFFVSIIAFIEILQTFDVIYLLFGEGSFVEEQTMTIVYLFYKYAFVYQEKGYASAIAVALFIITMLITMVQLWLGKRLNH, from the coding sequence ATGCAGACGAACGTTAAACCTGCACTTAGCCAACTCGAGAAGGATTCTCGCTTTTGGGGATTGGTGATGATCTCCCCCTTAGTGATTGGTATGGCTATCTTTTTCTTCTTTCCTTTTTTTCAAAACGTTTTTTATAGTTTTACTGATTTAGGTGAATTTGAAATCTGGCACACCATCAGTTTAGAGAACTATCAATACCTCGTGGAAGATGAAGAATTTTGGGGCGCATTAATTAATACCCTATTTTATGTTGTTGTCTGCGTGCCATTTATTGTGTTTATCTCCTTATTACTTGCGATAGGTATTAACCAGAAAATCTCCGGTTTAAGCACCTTTCGTACCTTACTTTTCCTACCTGCGGTAACCATGCCCGCTGCCGTTGCCATGGTTTGGAAATGGCTATACAACAGCGACTTTGGATTATTGAATCAATTACTCAATGGGATGGGTATCGAGTCTATCGCGTGGTTATCAGACCCTGACATGGTGAGAGTCAGCTCTGCAATTGTGGTGATCTGGTCTTCCATTGCTCTTAAAATGATTATTTTGCTTGCGGGATTGCAAGGTATTCCAAGTCAACTTTATGAAGCCGCAGCAATTGATTGTGCCGGTCCGATTCGTCGATTCTTTGCCATTACATTACCCATGATGATCCCGACCCTTTTCTTTGTCTCTATCATCGCATTTATTGAAATTCTCCAAACATTTGATGTGATTTATCTTCTTTTTGGTGAAGGTTCTTTTGTTGAAGAGCAAACCATGACCATTGTTTATCTCTTCTATAAATACGCCTTTGTATACCAAGAGAAAGGGTATGCGTCAGCGATTGCTGTGGCTTTATTTATCATCACCATGTTGATTACCATGGTTCAGTTATGGCTTGGGAAACGATTAAATCACTAA
- a CDS encoding carbohydrate ABC transporter permease, whose product MTSDVISIKTTKKKQRKPQRFSLEKVMVYGFMILATIATVTPFIWMILTSVKTQSEALAIPPKVLPDEWQLSAYAKIIEELPFIQFYVNSILVTLAMVFLQTLIAAMAAYGFARLKFPGRDVIFMVCISILMVPGQIFLIPQFLIIQEMGLLNTLTGLVLPGLFSIYGAFLLRQFFVSVPKEIEEAALIDGLNHFQIFFKVMLPLIKPGIIACVIINGLWSWNNLMWPLIVNTSFDKMTLPVGLASLSSRAGVEYPMLMAGALMAIIPMLLLYILFQKHFIQGVASAGVKG is encoded by the coding sequence ATGACTTCAGATGTCATCTCCATAAAAACAACAAAAAAGAAGCAGAGAAAACCGCAACGATTCTCGCTTGAAAAAGTGATGGTCTACGGGTTTATGATCCTTGCGACAATAGCCACGGTCACACCATTTATTTGGATGATCTTAACGTCGGTCAAAACACAAAGCGAAGCACTCGCCATTCCACCGAAAGTATTACCTGATGAATGGCAGCTTTCCGCGTATGCAAAGATTATTGAAGAGCTCCCGTTTATTCAATTTTATGTTAACTCCATCTTGGTCACATTAGCGATGGTCTTCTTACAAACCTTAATTGCGGCCATGGCAGCCTATGGCTTTGCGCGATTAAAGTTTCCAGGTCGTGATGTGATCTTTATGGTGTGTATCTCCATTCTGATGGTGCCAGGGCAGATATTCTTAATCCCTCAGTTTTTGATTATTCAAGAAATGGGATTATTAAATACCTTAACAGGGCTGGTTCTTCCTGGATTATTTAGCATTTATGGCGCATTTTTATTAAGACAATTTTTTGTCAGTGTGCCAAAAGAAATTGAAGAAGCCGCGCTAATTGATGGATTGAATCATTTTCAAATTTTCTTCAAAGTGATGTTACCGTTAATTAAACCCGGCATTATTGCTTGTGTCATTATTAATGGTTTATGGAGTTGGAATAACCTTATGTGGCCACTCATCGTGAACACCTCATTTGATAAGATGACCTTGCCCGTCGGATTGGCCTCTTTATCAAGTCGAGCTGGAGTCGAGTACCCAATGCTAATGGCAGGTGCCTTAATGGCAATTATTCCAATGTTATTATTATATATTTTATTTCAAAAGCACTTTATCCAAGGTGTGGCAAGTGCTGGCGTGAAAGGCTAA